From a single Bryobacter aggregatus MPL3 genomic region:
- a CDS encoding 2Fe-2S iron-sulfur cluster-binding protein, with protein sequence MPKITLANDGSTYEFNPADVPYGRHGKPLSILDLSMHFDIPLNHDCGGNCACTTCHIIIRKGAENCSEIDLTEQDTLGMADGLTPDSRLGCQCVISGDVEFEIPS encoded by the coding sequence ATGCCGAAAATCACACTCGCCAACGATGGCTCCACCTATGAGTTCAACCCCGCAGACGTGCCTTATGGCCGCCACGGCAAGCCGCTGAGCATCCTCGATCTGTCCATGCACTTCGACATTCCGCTCAATCACGATTGCGGCGGCAACTGCGCCTGCACCACTTGCCACATCATCATCCGCAAGGGCGCCGAGAATTGCTCAGAGATCGATCTGACTGAACAGGACACCCTGGGCATGGCCGACGGACTCACTCCCGATTCGCGCCTGGGCTGCCAATGCGTTATTTCGGGCGATGTTGAGTTCGAGATTCCAAGCTAA